One genomic segment of Pseudonocardia sp. T1-2H includes these proteins:
- a CDS encoding roadblock/LC7 domain-containing protein, with translation MSASTGRLDWLLVEFTRDVPGVRNAVVVSGDGLCLALSPGVGETLGDQLSAAASGLISLASGTATLLGSGAVTQTILEMEGGYLFVTAVSRGATLAVHADRHCDIGMVGYEMTLLAARVGHALDPAPRQPAGR, from the coding sequence ATGAGCGCATCGACAGGCCGGCTGGACTGGCTGCTCGTCGAGTTCACCAGGGACGTGCCCGGGGTGCGCAACGCCGTCGTCGTATCCGGCGACGGCCTCTGCCTGGCGCTCTCGCCGGGCGTCGGCGAGACGCTGGGGGACCAGCTCTCCGCCGCGGCGTCGGGGCTGATCAGCCTCGCGTCGGGCACCGCGACCCTGCTCGGCTCGGGGGCGGTCACCCAGACCATCCTCGAGATGGAGGGCGGCTACCTCTTCGTCACCGCCGTCAGCCGGGGCGCCACGCTGGCCGTGCACGCGGACCGGCACTGCGACATCGGCATGGTCGGCTACGAGATGACGTTGCTGGCGGCACGGGTCGGGCACGCGCTCGATCCCGCGCCGCGCCAGCCTGCGGGCCGTTAG
- the nagB gene encoding glucosamine-6-phosphate deaminase: MEVVILPTAADGGRVVADIVAAVLQRGEPVNLGLATGSSPLLAYRELIRRCRVGGLSFARAAAFLLDEYVGLPADHPESYRQVIRRELTDHVDIDPGAVHSPDGTSPDPVAAAADYENVLLAAGPIRVQILGIGTNGHLGFNEPGSSLASATRVKTLTRQTRADNARFFDGPNEVPRHVLTQGLGTISRAEHLVLTASGAHKAAAVAAAVEGPLTASCPASVLQLHPHATVVVDEAAAGRLANAEFYREIHEHKPAGQGY, translated from the coding sequence ATGGAGGTCGTCATCCTCCCCACCGCGGCCGACGGCGGCCGCGTCGTCGCGGACATCGTGGCCGCGGTCCTGCAGCGCGGCGAGCCGGTCAACCTGGGCCTCGCCACCGGCTCGTCCCCGTTGCTCGCCTACCGCGAGCTGATCCGCCGCTGCCGGGTCGGGGGCCTGTCCTTCGCCCGTGCCGCCGCCTTCCTGCTCGACGAGTACGTGGGCCTGCCCGCGGACCATCCGGAGTCCTACCGCCAGGTGATCAGGCGCGAGCTGACCGACCACGTGGACATCGACCCCGGCGCCGTGCACTCCCCGGACGGCACGAGCCCGGACCCGGTGGCGGCCGCGGCGGACTACGAGAACGTGCTGCTCGCGGCGGGTCCGATCCGGGTGCAGATCCTCGGGATCGGCACCAACGGCCACCTCGGGTTCAACGAGCCGGGCTCGTCGCTCGCGTCCGCGACGCGCGTCAAGACGCTGACCCGGCAGACCCGCGCGGACAACGCCCGGTTCTTCGACGGCCCGAACGAGGTGCCGCGCCACGTCCTCACCCAGGGGCTCGGCACGATCAGCCGGGCCGAGCACCTCGTGCTGACCGCGTCCGGCGCGCACAAGGCCGCGGCGGTCGCCGCCGCCGTCGAGGGGCCGCTCACGGCCTCCTGCCCGGCGTCGGTCCTGCAGCTGCACCCGCACGCCACCGTGGTGGTCGACGAGGCCGCCGCGGGCCGGTTGGCGAACGCGGAGTTCTACCGCGAGATCCACGAGCACAAGCCCGCCGGCCAGGGGTACTAG
- a CDS encoding GntR family transcriptional regulator, whose amino-acid sequence MAQPARIHDGAVPKHEQLRTILAELATDTLEPGDLFPSERQLCLDHGVSRITVRAAIGQLVSEGLLERVRGKGTFVATRTARSRLHLASFHEDMRRLGLTPTTVVLEVERAVPPVATINALSLRSGQECIRVRRLRLADGAPMSVDDAWYNAALLPDLDSCDLRRSIYDTLRDRYRLPIDRAEQTVAAAEAGEEYAVLLGITPSRPVLLFDRVSFSGGRAVEHSQSRYRGDRYELQMALDGGDS is encoded by the coding sequence ATGGCGCAGCCCGCCCGCATCCACGACGGTGCGGTGCCCAAGCACGAGCAGCTCCGCACCATCCTGGCCGAGCTCGCCACGGACACCCTCGAGCCCGGGGACCTGTTCCCCAGCGAGCGCCAGCTCTGCCTCGACCACGGCGTCAGCCGGATCACGGTGCGCGCGGCGATCGGGCAGCTGGTCAGCGAGGGCCTGCTGGAGCGGGTCCGCGGCAAGGGCACGTTCGTCGCCACCCGGACCGCGCGGTCCCGCCTGCACCTCGCGTCCTTCCACGAGGACATGCGCCGCCTCGGCCTGACCCCCACCACCGTCGTCCTCGAGGTGGAGCGCGCCGTCCCACCCGTCGCCACGATCAACGCGCTGTCCCTGCGCTCCGGCCAGGAGTGCATCCGGGTGCGCCGGCTACGGCTCGCCGACGGCGCGCCGATGTCCGTCGACGACGCCTGGTACAACGCCGCCCTGCTGCCGGACCTGGACAGCTGCGACCTGCGCCGCTCGATCTACGACACGCTGCGGGACCGCTACCGGCTGCCGATCGACCGCGCGGAGCAGACCGTCGCCGCCGCCGAGGCGGGCGAGGAGTACGCCGTGCTGCTCGGGATCACGCCGTCGCGGCCCGTCCTGCTGTTCGACCGGGTGTCGTTCAGCGGGGGCCGTGCGGTGGAACACAGCCAGTCCCGCTACCGCGGGGACCGGTACGAGCTGCAGATGGCCCTCGACGGCGGGGACTCCTGA
- a CDS encoding enoyl-CoA hydratase-related protein: protein MAGAEPDLVLCPFLKDRVPEDVWRRHRVVVLHPGPMGDRGPSSLDWAITEDLPVWGVTALQAIEEMDAGPIWGTRTFAMPREADGPARKSAVYNGPVTEAAVELAREVAAKAADPAFVPQPLVEGAPGVIGRLRPTMTQADRTFSWADPTAHVLRRIRAADGAPGVRTVLAGVELLAYDAIPGEALPGEPGTIAARRHGSVLVRTGDGAVWIGHAKVPRGIKLPTTAVLGELLAGVPESLDHPITQGPSHGPREIGYRRVGEVGVVRADLYNGAMSAGQGHRLAAVLRHAVAQDTKVLVFEAGETFSNGIHLNVAEAAAHPAESWRNINAINDVCRELITCTHQLVVAAIGGNAGAGGVMLALGADRVVAAAGSVFNPHYRSMGLTGSEYWTYVLPRRVGIREAERLTSDCLPVGTAEALRIGLVDEVLTGTRAEFDAAVLDLAARLAADPDLPAQLAAKQAGRAADEQRRPLEAYRIQELAEMSRDMFDDRHGYAGERHAFVTKARKDEPGSVLALPRQRDERSVRVVAV, encoded by the coding sequence GTGGCGGGCGCGGAACCGGACCTCGTGCTGTGCCCGTTCCTGAAGGACCGGGTGCCCGAGGACGTCTGGCGTCGCCACCGCGTCGTCGTGCTGCACCCGGGGCCGATGGGGGACCGTGGGCCGTCGTCCCTCGACTGGGCGATCACCGAGGACCTCCCCGTCTGGGGGGTCACCGCCCTGCAGGCGATCGAGGAGATGGACGCGGGCCCGATCTGGGGCACCCGCACGTTCGCGATGCCCCGCGAGGCGGACGGGCCCGCCCGCAAGAGCGCCGTCTACAACGGCCCGGTCACCGAGGCTGCCGTCGAGCTCGCCCGCGAGGTCGCCGCCAAGGCCGCCGACCCCGCCTTCGTCCCGCAGCCGCTCGTCGAGGGCGCTCCCGGCGTGATCGGGCGGCTCCGCCCCACCATGACCCAGGCGGACCGCACGTTCTCGTGGGCGGACCCGACCGCGCACGTCCTGCGCCGGATCCGGGCCGCGGACGGCGCACCCGGGGTGAGGACCGTCCTCGCGGGTGTCGAGCTGTTGGCGTACGACGCGATCCCGGGCGAGGCGCTGCCGGGCGAGCCGGGCACGATCGCGGCGCGGCGGCACGGGTCGGTGCTGGTCCGGACCGGGGACGGCGCGGTGTGGATCGGGCACGCGAAGGTGCCCCGCGGCATCAAGCTCCCGACGACCGCGGTGCTGGGCGAGCTGCTCGCCGGTGTCCCCGAGTCCCTCGACCACCCGATCACGCAGGGCCCGAGCCACGGCCCGCGCGAGATCGGCTACCGCCGCGTCGGCGAGGTGGGCGTGGTCCGGGCGGACCTCTACAACGGCGCGATGTCCGCGGGCCAGGGCCACCGGCTCGCCGCCGTGCTGCGGCACGCGGTCGCCCAGGACACGAAGGTCCTGGTGTTCGAGGCCGGCGAGACGTTCTCCAACGGCATCCACCTCAACGTCGCCGAGGCGGCGGCCCACCCCGCCGAGAGCTGGCGGAACATCAACGCGATCAACGACGTGTGCCGTGAGCTGATCACCTGCACGCACCAGCTCGTCGTCGCGGCGATCGGCGGGAACGCCGGCGCGGGCGGGGTCATGCTGGCGCTCGGTGCGGACCGGGTCGTCGCCGCCGCGGGCTCGGTGTTCAACCCGCACTACCGCAGCATGGGACTGACCGGCTCCGAGTACTGGACCTACGTGCTGCCCCGCCGGGTCGGGATCCGGGAGGCCGAGCGGCTCACCTCGGACTGCCTGCCCGTCGGCACGGCGGAGGCGCTCCGGATCGGGCTGGTCGACGAGGTGCTGACCGGAACGCGGGCGGAGTTCGACGCCGCGGTGCTCGACCTCGCGGCGCGGCTCGCGGCGGACCCGGACCTGCCCGCGCAGCTGGCCGCCAAGCAGGCCGGCCGGGCCGCGGACGAGCAGCGCCGCCCGCTCGAGGCCTACCGGATCCAGGAGCTCGCCGAGATGAGCCGGGACATGTTCGACGACCGGCACGGCTACGCCGGGGAGCGGCACGCCTTCGTCACCAAGGCGAGGAAGGACGAGCCGGGCTCGGTCCTCGCGCTGCCCCGCCAGCGGGACGAGCGCTCGGTGCGCGTGGTCGCCGTCTGA
- a CDS encoding ATP-binding protein: protein MLTKLTAWLPKGNTLDDAAWTRRHRLLEWVLLAHVPGLFVIGAGLGRPVSVTLLSLVPVLVLLAGGHLLAGQRRLASSLVTGGLVYCSAALVGLTGGMIEAHFHFFIIIGFIALYQDWVPFLWNVLFVVVSHGFGTIFYSQLIFNHPAAQQNPWLWSAIHGVAVLFACVGMVIFWRITEDEQSAKEEMGRDLVLADAEIGRQQFTSDMLVNLARRNQSMLYRQLDIINQLEEKERDPDALAELFKLDHLATRVRRNAESLLVLSGEQPPRVWSAPVSLRDVVRAAIAETEDLDRVEFAVDDRLAVAGHSVADLTHLVAELTENAVRFSPPDTVVTIRSRPNRVESGGQVLTVEDWGVGMPEEELATANELLLRPREVDLSVSQRLGFHVVARLAARHKIEVSLGATPGSGLTAVVIVPAALFVDEGNESPEDFGIDPFDAVPAQDHSAQYGVPELDRAPQLDRTVRLDRSREAAPVAGGAYSARGVLASGESLAGLDAPAPARVPAPETVWTAPSPRAVEARPGGPVDPDPRSDGLPTRRDSGVDAAFGTAFGVPGAQPGRPGWTGWWEPPAGTDAVGKAGFAAYGTNGHEPGPNGSRGPSGSANGHGVNGHSVNGHSVNGHSANGHGANGHSASGHTSNGNGSPPASSSPRPSPSARRDPGIPTPRPEAGQDTGIPAPRTAPSTAAGAESEAGRTGLRRRVPQASLAPELRVPEQSTAAPSPAAASPSPSAAQALSRYQASRQAAQAAADRDLHAQRSTRTAEMTDDNGRTRT, encoded by the coding sequence GTGTTGACGAAGCTGACCGCGTGGTTGCCCAAGGGCAACACGCTCGACGACGCCGCCTGGACGCGACGTCATCGGCTGCTGGAGTGGGTGCTTCTGGCGCACGTGCCGGGACTGTTCGTGATCGGCGCGGGGCTGGGCAGGCCCGTGTCGGTGACCCTGCTGTCGCTGGTGCCGGTCCTGGTGCTGCTCGCGGGCGGCCACCTCCTCGCCGGTCAGCGGCGGTTGGCGTCGTCGCTCGTCACGGGCGGCCTGGTCTACTGCTCGGCCGCCCTCGTCGGGCTGACCGGCGGGATGATCGAGGCCCACTTCCACTTCTTCATCATCATCGGCTTCATCGCGCTGTACCAGGACTGGGTGCCGTTCCTCTGGAACGTGCTGTTCGTCGTGGTCAGCCACGGTTTCGGCACGATCTTCTACAGCCAGCTGATCTTCAACCACCCGGCCGCGCAGCAGAACCCGTGGCTCTGGTCGGCCATCCACGGTGTCGCGGTGCTGTTCGCCTGCGTCGGCATGGTCATCTTCTGGCGGATCACCGAGGACGAGCAGTCCGCCAAGGAGGAGATGGGGCGCGACCTCGTCCTCGCGGACGCCGAGATCGGCCGCCAGCAGTTCACCTCGGACATGCTGGTCAACCTGGCGCGACGCAACCAGAGCATGCTCTACCGGCAGCTCGACATCATCAACCAGCTCGAGGAGAAGGAGCGCGACCCCGACGCGCTCGCCGAGCTGTTCAAGCTGGACCACCTCGCCACTCGGGTGCGGCGCAACGCGGAGAGCCTGCTGGTGCTCTCCGGCGAGCAGCCCCCGCGCGTCTGGTCGGCCCCGGTGTCCCTGCGGGACGTCGTGCGGGCCGCGATCGCCGAGACCGAGGACCTGGACCGGGTCGAGTTCGCCGTCGACGACCGGCTCGCCGTGGCCGGGCACAGCGTCGCGGACCTCACGCACCTCGTCGCCGAGCTCACCGAGAACGCCGTGCGGTTCTCCCCGCCGGACACCGTGGTCACCATCCGGTCCCGGCCCAACCGCGTCGAGTCCGGCGGCCAGGTGCTGACGGTCGAGGACTGGGGCGTCGGAATGCCGGAGGAGGAGCTGGCCACGGCGAACGAACTGCTGCTGCGCCCCCGCGAGGTCGACCTGTCGGTGTCGCAGCGCCTGGGCTTCCACGTCGTCGCGCGGCTCGCGGCCCGGCACAAGATCGAGGTCTCGCTCGGGGCCACGCCCGGGTCCGGCCTGACGGCCGTCGTGATCGTGCCGGCGGCGCTGTTCGTCGACGAGGGGAACGAGAGCCCGGAGGACTTCGGGATCGATCCCTTCGACGCAGTCCCGGCGCAGGACCACTCCGCGCAGTACGGCGTCCCCGAGCTCGACCGTGCTCCCCAGCTCGACAGGACCGTGCGGCTCGACCGCTCGCGGGAAGCCGCGCCCGTCGCCGGTGGCGCCTACTCGGCCCGCGGCGTGCTCGCCTCCGGCGAGTCGCTCGCCGGGCTCGACGCCCCGGCCCCGGCGCGGGTCCCGGCTCCGGAGACCGTCTGGACCGCACCGTCGCCCCGGGCCGTCGAGGCCCGCCCGGGCGGGCCGGTCGACCCGGATCCGCGCTCGGACGGGCTGCCGACGCGCAGGGACTCCGGCGTGGACGCCGCCTTCGGCACCGCGTTCGGCGTCCCGGGTGCACAGCCCGGTCGCCCCGGTTGGACGGGCTGGTGGGAGCCGCCCGCTGGGACGGATGCCGTGGGCAAGGCCGGGTTCGCGGCGTACGGGACGAACGGGCACGAGCCCGGTCCGAACGGCTCGCGGGGCCCGAGTGGGAGTGCGAACGGACACGGCGTGAACGGACACAGCGTGAACGGACACAGCGTGAACGGACACAGCGCGAACGGACACGGCGCGAACGGGCACAGCGCGAGCGGGCACACGTCGAACGGCAACGGTTCGCCGCCCGCCTCCTCGTCCCCCCGGCCCTCGCCTTCGGCGCGGCGTGACCCCGGCATCCCGACCCCGCGGCCCGAGGCCGGGCAGGACACCGGTATCCCGGCCCCCCGCACCGCGCCCTCGACCGCAGCGGGGGCGGAGTCGGAGGCCGGCCGGACGGGCCTTCGGCGCCGCGTCCCGCAGGCGAGCCTCGCCCCGGAGCTGAGGGTGCCCGAGCAGTCGACGGCCGCCCCGTCGCCCGCGGCGGCGAGCCCCAGCCCCTCCGCGGCGCAGGCCCTGTCGCGCTACCAGGCGAGCAGGCAGGCGGCCCAGGCCGCCGCGGACCGAGACCTGCACGCCCAGCGGTCCACCAGGACCGCCGAGATGACCGACGACAACGGGAGGACACGGACATGA
- a CDS encoding ROK family protein, with amino-acid sequence MVLAEVVAVDIGGTSIKASLVGPRGLPSAPVRLPTPVGGGPAAIVDAVARVVGGLRTPGTGAVGCAVPGVVEPGTGVVRRAANLGIVDDLPLGPVLAARLGLPVTVEHDVRAACRAEAELGAARSVGEAVVVVAGTGLAAGLLVGGRVVTGTRGAAGEFGHIPVVPDGEPCACGQRGCAEAYASAGGLRRRYRDRSGPARSDPGPTAAELVSRLDDDPLARALWAEACVALGRALVATTALLDPAVIVLAGGLSLAGPLLADPVRATLAAGLAWREPPPVVLSGFGDRAGVVGAGLVARDPLRTAKRRVVSRCG; translated from the coding sequence GTGGTTCTCGCCGAGGTCGTCGCGGTCGACATCGGGGGGACCAGCATCAAGGCCTCCCTCGTCGGCCCCCGCGGCCTCCCGTCCGCTCCGGTGCGGCTGCCCACCCCGGTCGGCGGCGGGCCGGCCGCGATCGTCGACGCCGTCGCCCGGGTCGTCGGGGGCCTCCGCACCCCCGGGACCGGCGCCGTCGGCTGCGCCGTGCCCGGCGTGGTCGAGCCCGGGACCGGTGTCGTCCGGCGGGCCGCGAACCTCGGGATCGTCGACGACCTGCCGCTCGGCCCCGTCCTCGCCGCCCGGCTGGGCCTGCCCGTCACCGTCGAGCACGACGTCCGCGCCGCCTGCCGGGCGGAGGCCGAGCTGGGCGCGGCCCGGTCCGTGGGCGAGGCCGTCGTGGTGGTGGCGGGGACGGGGCTCGCGGCGGGCCTGCTGGTCGGGGGCCGGGTCGTCACCGGTACCCGGGGCGCGGCGGGCGAGTTCGGGCACATCCCCGTCGTCCCGGACGGGGAGCCGTGCGCCTGCGGGCAGCGCGGCTGCGCCGAGGCCTACGCCTCGGCGGGTGGCCTGCGCCGCCGGTACCGCGACCGGTCCGGCCCGGCGAGATCCGATCCGGGGCCGACCGCGGCGGAGCTGGTCTCCCGCCTCGACGACGACCCGCTCGCCCGCGCGCTCTGGGCCGAGGCCTGCGTGGCGTTGGGCCGGGCCCTGGTGGCCACCACCGCGCTGCTGGACCCGGCCGTGATCGTCCTCGCGGGCGGACTGTCCCTGGCCGGTCCGCTGCTCGCCGATCCCGTGCGCGCCACGCTCGCGGCCGGGCTGGCCTGGCGGGAGCCGCCGCCGGTGGTGCTCTCCGGGTTCGGCGACCGCGCCGGGGTGGTGGGAGCCGGACTGGTGGCCCGCGACCCGCTGCGGACGGCGAAGCGGAGGGTCGTGTCCCGGTGCGGGTAA